A region from the Deltaproteobacteria bacterium genome encodes:
- a CDS encoding DUF1049 domain-containing protein has product MRFLSRLANFWLLITFVSFTAYFAVYNHDRVSLHLPPWIEQITMPGYMVHLGFFFGGAAVVSVYFGIDSLRKALIIRRLRRQLRDHGIEGIEDMAPRLERGRASMESGEPTL; this is encoded by the coding sequence ATGCGTTTTCTGTCCCGCCTGGCTAACTTCTGGTTACTCATCACTTTCGTAAGTTTCACCGCGTACTTTGCTGTTTACAATCACGATCGGGTCAGTCTACATCTGCCGCCATGGATCGAGCAGATCACGATGCCCGGGTATATGGTCCATCTTGGCTTCTTTTTCGGCGGAGCAGCGGTTGTGTCCGTTTATTTCGGCATCGATAGCCTGCGTAAGGCACTCATCATCCGCCGGCTGCGCCGCCAACTCCGCGACCATGGCATCGAAGGCATCGAAGATATGGCGCCGCGCCTTGAGCGCGGCAGAGCATCAATGGAATCAGGAGAGCCCACACTTTGA
- the rsmB gene encoding 16S rRNA (cytosine(967)-C(5))-methyltransferase RsmB, with protein sequence MTNSLSLAREVAYDAYVRVMDFGDAPEDATEALYAKHGAALTRLDRNFIKELLFGSLRWHSKILWILQNTAKRDLKQATPEIRAALVVGTYQIFYMDRVPDRAAVNESAEYIRKKGQAQAVSFVNGILRQIARRAEYFAKPDKHTKQVEYLSLQFAHPEWLVRRWLSRFKFDRMEKMLAANNQPPPWTARVNQLKTPLTDVYLLQQQLLREEKAHSERRPLRSSVHLKQAPSLQDGSLFQRGLLTIQDESSQLIGLLVDPQPDERILDCTCGPGGKLTHLYELSEGKAHLTGVEKHPTQMEKAKETWTRLGHGAITWVQSDLLEFKPEQRFDKVLLDAPCSGLGVLRRHPEGKWHKRESLIGTMAELQKRLLAHVLDHLLKAGGELVYSVCSFEPEESEQHVAWIREKYGDRIELLSPVPRLPDYFKRYVTRDNLFQVYAGNQDEMDGFAAFIVRLK encoded by the coding sequence TTGACAAATAGCCTCAGCCTTGCCCGTGAAGTAGCCTATGACGCCTATGTGCGGGTCATGGATTTTGGCGACGCGCCCGAAGATGCGACGGAGGCCCTTTACGCCAAGCACGGTGCGGCTTTGACTCGCCTGGACCGCAACTTCATCAAAGAACTCCTCTTTGGCAGCCTGAGGTGGCACTCGAAGATCCTGTGGATTCTGCAGAACACGGCAAAGCGCGACCTTAAACAGGCTACTCCCGAGATCCGGGCCGCCCTTGTGGTCGGTACCTATCAGATCTTCTACATGGACCGTGTACCCGACCGGGCAGCAGTCAACGAAAGTGCCGAGTACATCCGCAAGAAGGGCCAGGCACAGGCCGTGTCTTTCGTTAACGGGATACTGAGACAAATAGCCAGGCGCGCCGAGTACTTCGCCAAGCCGGATAAGCACACAAAGCAGGTCGAGTACCTTTCTCTCCAGTTTGCACATCCCGAGTGGCTGGTACGACGTTGGCTCAGCCGGTTTAAGTTTGACCGGATGGAGAAGATGCTGGCTGCCAACAACCAGCCGCCGCCTTGGACGGCACGCGTCAATCAGCTGAAGACGCCGCTGACTGACGTCTACCTGCTCCAGCAGCAGCTACTACGTGAGGAAAAGGCTCACAGTGAGCGGCGGCCGCTACGCTCGTCTGTTCACCTTAAACAAGCCCCAAGCCTCCAAGATGGCTCGCTATTTCAGCGCGGCCTGTTAACGATTCAAGATGAATCGTCGCAGCTCATCGGTCTTCTGGTCGATCCCCAACCTGACGAACGCATTCTTGATTGTACCTGCGGCCCTGGCGGCAAGCTGACGCACCTTTACGAGCTGTCTGAGGGCAAGGCCCACCTGACGGGAGTAGAAAAGCATCCCACCCAGATGGAGAAGGCTAAGGAAACTTGGACCAGGCTTGGCCACGGCGCTATCACTTGGGTTCAGTCGGACCTGCTGGAGTTTAAGCCTGAGCAACGCTTTGACAAGGTGCTGCTGGACGCCCCGTGCAGCGGTCTGGGCGTGCTCCGGCGCCACCCGGAGGGCAAGTGGCACAAGCGTGAGAGCCTCATTGGCACCATGGCCGAACTCCAAAAACGTCTGCTCGCGCATGTTCTGGACCACCTGCTCAAGGCCGGTGGCGAGCTCGTCTACTCCGTCTGCTCCTTCGAGCCGGAGGAGAGCGAGCAACACGTTGCCTGGATCAGGGAAAAATATGGTGATAGAATCGAACTATTATCACCGGTTCCTCGGTTGCCGGATTATTTTAAGCGGTATGTGACGCGCGATAATCTGTTTCAAGTCTACGCTGGCAACCAAGATGAGATGGATGGATTTGCTGCTTTTATCGTCAGATTGAAGTGA
- a CDS encoding DUF4339 domain-containing protein, which yields MSEQIWYVYQNGQQLGPFAVLQLKQMIDSKMIPQDAYLFKVGWKDWRPIEETHAELGLTAAAMPDSQAVLKTIAERRDAAPRATISGRVVVHNNSQMVIGSGVNISATGMFVETTDQIFAVGERLKLSVRVEGFARPFNVLAQVVRYNGDPKFPVGYGLRFDEIDQSVAAEIQAAIDRQNRAQAVTQQAAK from the coding sequence ATGAGCGAACAAATCTGGTACGTGTATCAAAATGGGCAACAGCTGGGTCCCTTTGCCGTACTGCAGCTGAAACAAATGATTGATTCTAAAATGATCCCTCAAGATGCCTATCTTTTCAAGGTGGGGTGGAAGGACTGGCGTCCAATCGAAGAGACTCACGCAGAACTCGGTTTGACAGCTGCGGCGATGCCCGACAGTCAGGCTGTGCTCAAAACCATAGCGGAGCGCCGTGATGCCGCGCCGCGAGCCACCATCAGTGGACGCGTAGTGGTCCATAATAACTCTCAGATGGTGATCGGCAGTGGTGTCAATATATCGGCAACTGGGATGTTCGTAGAGACAACCGACCAGATCTTTGCCGTTGGTGAGAGACTCAAGTTATCGGTACGAGTGGAGGGGTTTGCCCGTCCATTCAATGTGCTGGCCCAAGTGGTGCGTTACAACGGCGACCCGAAATTCCCGGTTGGTTATGGACTTAGGTTTGATGAAATCGACCAATCGGTGGCCGCCGAGATTCAGGCAGCCATCGACCGGCAGAACAGAGCCCAGGCCGTGACGCAACAGGCAGCAAAGTGA